Below is a window of Pseudodesulfovibrio sp. 5S69 DNA.
GTCGGTATTTTTGTTCATAGTATTAACTATGCCCATCCCGCCTGAAAAGTCAAGCGGCGGCGAATCCGAAAAAAAGCCCCTCCTCGCCGAAGCGCGGAGGGGTCTTCCTGCGCACGATGCGCGGTCGTCATCCCAGGTCCGGAACGGCTCCCTTGTTCTCGCGCGCCCCGCTGCCCGAAGAGAGCTTGCGCTCCAGGGCGTTGAACAGGCGGGAAAAGCCGAAGGTCAGCACCAGATAGATGCACCCCACTCCCACCAGGAACGGCACGTAGGTGTAATACCGCGCGCCCAGCACCTTGGCGGTGAACATGAGTTCGGCCACGCCGATGGTCGAGATGAGCGACGAGTCCTTGAGCAGGACGATCAGTTCGTTGCCCAAGGGCGGAATCATCCGCTTGAGGGCCTGGGGCAGGATCACGTGGAACATGGCCTGGGTGTGGGACAATCCGGTGCCGCGCGCGGCCTCCATCTGGCCCTTGTTGATGGACTGGATGCCCGCGCGGATAATCTCGGCGTTGTACGCCCCGCTGTTGATGCCCAGCGCCACGATGCCGGTGATCAGCGGATCGGGGGTGAACCCCTCACCCGTGGCCAGCATGTAGAGTTGCGGGAAGCCGAGATAGAAGAAGAATATCTGGAGCAGCATCGGGGTGCCCCGGATGACCTGGATGTAGGCATCGGCGATCACCCGTATCTGAACGCGGCGGCTGATGCGCCCGGTCCCGGCCAGGATGCCGAGGACGAGCCCCAGGGCCAAGGCCCCGAAGGTCACCTGCAGGGTGATCCAGGCCCCGTGCAGGAGCATGTCCTGGTGTTTGAAGAGCAGGGAAAAATCCATCGCCAAAACTCCTGAAAAAAGGGCCGGGGACGCACGCCCCCGGCCCGGTTGCGGCTAGACTAGAGATTCCACTTCTTGACGATGGCGGCGTAGGTGCCGTCCGCCTTCACCGCTTCCAGCGCCTTGTTCAGGGCCTGGAGTAGGTCGTCGTTGCCCTTGCGGGTGATCATGGCGAATTCCTCGAAGGACAGGGGCTCGCCAGCGCGCTTGAACTTGCCCTGCTTGACGAACTCGTCGGCCACGGAGATGTCGGCGATGACCGCGTCGGCGACCTTGTTGTTGAGCATCATGAAGGCGATGTTGTAGCTCTCGGGCTTGACCACTTCCGCGCCCTCGATCTTGTCGGCCTCCTGCTCGCCGGTGGTGCCGAGCTGGACCGCGATCTTCCGGCCCTTGAGGTCGGCGGCGGACTTGATGTCCGAGTCGTTGCGCACCACGATGACCTGCCCGCTGGCGATGTAGGGGGCGGAGAAGCTGACCTGTTCGGCGCGCTCGGGAGAGATGGAGAAGCCGGACATGCCCATGTCCACCTGGCCGCTCTGGGTGGCGGTGACGATGGCGGCGAAGTCCATGGTCACCCACTTGACCTTGACGCCCATCTTGGCGGTGATGGCCTTGAGCAGGTCCACGTCGAAGCCGACGCGCTCACCGTTGTCGCCGATGGATTCGAACGGAGGGTAGTCCGGGGAGTTGCCCACGGTGATGACGCCCTCTTTCTTGATCTTGTCCAGGGTGGTTCCGGCCTGGGCGACGGTGGTCAGCGCGCACAGCGAAAGGATCGCAGCGAGCACGATCATCATGCGCATTTTGTTGAACTTCATATCTTTCTCCTTGCTGAACGATTAATAGGATTAATCCGGTCGGGGAACCGGGAAATGCATTTTCTCCTGCGGGAGGCCGGGCTAATCGACGATGCCGGCCATGAGGGGGCCGATCTTGCGGGCGATGTCCTTGTCGGTGTTGTTCAGGACACCCAGGATCTTGCCCCGGTAGATGACCGCCACGCGGTCCGCCAGTTGCAAGGCTTCGTTGAGGTCGCCGGTGACCAGCAGCACTCCGGCCATGGACCGGGTCTCGAGCAGCCGGTTCCAGACCTCCTCGGTGGCGGACACGTCCAGCCCCTGGGTGGGCTGTTCAGCCACTATGAGCTTGGGCTCGCGGTAGAGTTCCCGGGCCAGGACGGCCTTTTGCAGGTTGCCGCCCGAGAGCTGCCAGGCCAGGGCGTGGATGCGGCCGGGGCGGATGTCGAACTTCTCGATGAGCCGGGTGGTGTGCTTGGCGGCCTTCTTCTTGTCCAGCCACAGTCCCTTGGCAAACCCCTTGCGTGTGGTCAGGAGCAGGTTGTCCACCAGGTTCTGGTTGGGCAGTGTGGCCAGGCCGAGCCGGTCCTCGGGGATGTAGCACATGGACCGGTTCCAGGTGGATTCGGCGAAGAATTGCCGCCACGGCTTGCCCATGATGAAGACCGTGTCTTGCGGCGGTTTGGTCAGGCCGGTGACGGCCTCGACCAGCGCCTTCTGGCCGTTGCCCGCCACGCCCACCAGGGCCACGATCTCGCCCCTGCGCACGTCCAGGTCGATCTCGTCAAGGCCCAGGCCCGTAAGATTCCTGATCTCCAGGACCTTGTCGCCGATCTCGGCGGGCTGCCGGTCCACTTCGAGCAGGACCTCCTTGCCGACCATGCGCGAGGCAAGGTCCGCCTTGGACTCGATGGATTCCGGGGCCAGCTCGCCCTCGATGCGGCCGCGCCGCAGGATGGCGATGTCGTCGGCCAGGGCGATGACCTCCTCCAGCTTGTGGGAGATGAAGATGATCGCCTTGCCCTGCTCGGTCATGCGCCACAGGGCCTCGAAAAGATTGCGGGTCTCCTCCGGGGTGAGGACCGCCGTGGGCTCGTCGAAAATGAGGATGCGGCTCTCGCGGTACAGGAGCTTCAGGATCTCGACCAGTTGCCGCTCGCCCATGGACAGCTCGCAGATGCGCGCGCCCGGATCGATGTTCAGCCCGTAGCCTTCGGCCAGTTCGCTCACGCGGTGCTCCATCTCGCGCGAAGAAACGAAGAAGCCGCCCTCCTGGCCGAGCAGGACGTTCTCGGCCACGGTCATGGAGTCCACGAGCATGAAATGCTGGTAGACCATGCCGATGCCCGCCCGGATGGCGTCCTTGGAGGAGGTGAAGCGCACGGGCTCGCCGTCCACCTCGATGGTCCCCTCATCCGGCTTGTAGCGGCCCGCCAGCATGGACATCATGGTCGACTTGCCCGCCCCGTTCTCGCCGAGCAGGGCCTTGATGCGGCCTGGATAGACGTCCAGGGTGATGGCGTCGTTGGCCAAGACCTTGCCGAACCGC
It encodes the following:
- a CDS encoding amino acid ABC transporter permease; this encodes MDFSLLFKHQDMLLHGAWITLQVTFGALALGLVLGILAGTGRISRRVQIRVIADAYIQVIRGTPMLLQIFFFYLGFPQLYMLATGEGFTPDPLITGIVALGINSGAYNAEIIRAGIQSINKGQMEAARGTGLSHTQAMFHVILPQALKRMIPPLGNELIVLLKDSSLISTIGVAELMFTAKVLGARYYTYVPFLVGVGCIYLVLTFGFSRLFNALERKLSSGSGARENKGAVPDLG
- a CDS encoding basic amino acid ABC transporter substrate-binding protein; amino-acid sequence: MKFNKMRMMIVLAAILSLCALTTVAQAGTTLDKIKKEGVITVGNSPDYPPFESIGDNGERVGFDVDLLKAITAKMGVKVKWVTMDFAAIVTATQSGQVDMGMSGFSISPERAEQVSFSAPYIASGQVIVVRNDSDIKSAADLKGRKIAVQLGTTGEQEADKIEGAEVVKPESYNIAFMMLNNKVADAVIADISVADEFVKQGKFKRAGEPLSFEEFAMITRKGNDDLLQALNKALEAVKADGTYAAIVKKWNL
- a CDS encoding ABC transporter ATP-binding protein, producing the protein MSETMFVRPMRTRPIPEGTRPLVSLKGLTKRFGKVLANDAITLDVYPGRIKALLGENGAGKSTMMSMLAGRYKPDEGTIEVDGEPVRFTSSKDAIRAGIGMVYQHFMLVDSMTVAENVLLGQEGGFFVSSREMEHRVSELAEGYGLNIDPGARICELSMGERQLVEILKLLYRESRILIFDEPTAVLTPEETRNLFEALWRMTEQGKAIIFISHKLEEVIALADDIAILRRGRIEGELAPESIESKADLASRMVGKEVLLEVDRQPAEIGDKVLEIRNLTGLGLDEIDLDVRRGEIVALVGVAGNGQKALVEAVTGLTKPPQDTVFIMGKPWRQFFAESTWNRSMCYIPEDRLGLATLPNQNLVDNLLLTTRKGFAKGLWLDKKKAAKHTTRLIEKFDIRPGRIHALAWQLSGGNLQKAVLARELYREPKLIVAEQPTQGLDVSATEEVWNRLLETRSMAGVLLVTGDLNEALQLADRVAVIYRGKILGVLNNTDKDIARKIGPLMAGIVD